A region from the Vicia villosa cultivar HV-30 ecotype Madison, WI linkage group LG3, Vvil1.0, whole genome shotgun sequence genome encodes:
- the LOC131658506 gene encoding uncharacterized protein LOC131658506, with the protein MRDFPSGLIASSREVTTFFFWHSCWLGDQTLSTPAFPYLFDLSTNKFCAVSDVVSWNNGTFSWNIEAIVDIERMLPPGTLGGDSAGASQLRDLKVLLNGIEPDNTDVVDFHWNLTSNGCFSVSSVSMAVSNAKDLTWTTSTIKLLELVWKIKIFSWRFFINRLPLKDLLAHRGMSNFSSLDCVFCSNHSETLEHLFYHCLVLKAVWDRIYLWLGTELEFSLDEFKNFGSIQEKVKNIKNRAKINLIWLALIWSIWNTRNNINFENASFSYEVIIYNIMLYSWRWLCNSDSKSRLIFYDWYKLPLNSSNSF; encoded by the coding sequence ATGAGGGATTTTCCGAGTGGGTTAATTGCAAGTTCAAGAGAGGTAACAACATTCTttttttggcatagttgttggttgggAGATCAAACTCTTAGTACCCCCGCTTTTCCGTACTTGTTCGATCTTTCAACCAATAAGTTTTGTGCGGTTAGCGATGTGGTCTCTTGGAATAATGGAACATTTTCTTGGAACATTGAAGCTATTGTTGATATTGAGCGAATGCTTCCTCCCGGTACTTTAGGGGGAGACTCGGCCGGGGCATCTCAATTGAGGGACCTAAAGGTTTTATTAAACGGTATCGAACCAGATAATACCGACGTTGTTGACTTTCATTGGAATCTAACTTCTAACGGTTGCTTCTCGGTTTCTAGTGTTTCTATGGCGGTGTCTAATGCAAAGGACTTGACTTGGACAACTTCTACAATCAAATTGTTGGAACTTGTTTGGAAGATAAAAATCTTCTCTTGGAGATTCTTTATCAATAGACTCCCTCTAAAAGATCTTTTGGCCCATAGAGGTATGTCCAACTTTTCCTCCCTTGATTGTGTGTTTTGTTCAAACCATTCGGAAACTTTGGAACACCTCTTCTACCATTGTCTTGTTTTAAAAGCGGTTTGGGATAGAATTTATCTTTGGTTGGGCACcgaattggagttttctttggaTGAGTTCAAGAATTTTGGAAGCATTCAAGAGAAGGTGAAAAATATAAAGAATAGAGCTAAAATCAATCTCATTTGGTTGGCTCTTATTTGGAGTATTTGGAACACTAGAAACAACATTAATTTTGAAAATGCTTCCTTTAGCTATGAAGTGATTATTTACAACATTATGCTTTACTCTTGGAGATGGTTATGTAATAGTGACTCTAAGTCTAGGCTTATTTTCTATGATTGGTACAAGCTACCTCTTAATAGTTCCAACTCTTTTTAG
- the LOC131658505 gene encoding uncharacterized mitochondrial protein AtMg01250-like: protein MGLGKKWLNWMDSCVFTSHMSVLVNGSVTKDFKVQRGLRQGDPISPFLFVLAMEGLTALTKKSVEVGDFMPFKYGLEDYVDILQFADDTIIIGEPTCDNLWSMKVLLRGFELVSGLKINFHKSNFFGVHIGDWLLNSATSFLSCKKGSFPFKFLGIWISDCGRRKRVWKDVVDNIKSRLSRWKGRNISIGGRVTLIT, encoded by the coding sequence ATGGGGCTTGGAAAGAAGTGGTTGAATTGGATGGATTCTTGTGTTTTTACTAGTCATATGTCCGTCTTGGTAAATGGTAGTGTCACTAAAGATTTCAAAGTCCAAAGAGGTTTACGCCAAGGCGATCCCAtttcaccctttctttttgttcttGCTATGGAAGGCTTAACCGCTCTCACTAAAAAATCGGTGGAAGTGGGAGACTTTATGCCTTTCAAATATGGTTTAGAAGACTATGTGGacatccttcaatttgcggatgacaccatCATCATCGGTGAACCAACTTGTGACAATTTATGGAGCATGAAGGTGTTGTTAAGGGGTTTTGAACTTGTGTCTGGTTTGAAAATCAATTTCCACAAAAGCAACTTTTTTGGAGTTCACATTGGTGATTGGCTTCTAAATTCGGCTACTAGCTTTCTCTCTTGCAAAAAAGGAAGTTTTCCCTTTAAATTCTTAGGAATTTGGATTAGTGATTGCGGTAGGAGAAAGAGGGTGTGGAAGGATGTTGTGGATAATATCAAATCAAGATTATCTAGGTGGAAGGGTAGAAACATTTCGATCGGTGGTAGGGTGACTTTAATTACTTAG